ACGGAACAGAATGTGACGGGCATGGGCTTCACCTGCCATCAGGCGATGATAATTCTCCCAGCAGCGCATCAGTTCATGATTATCTTCAGCCGCCATTTTGCTGGCATCTTCCTTGAGCAGTGACAGGTGTTCCAGACCTTTTTCGAGCATGGTTTTGCTGGTGGTGTACCATGTTGCGACACCGGCGACATATTCGTCCATGATCTTCTGCAACCTTGCCTGGAACATTTTTGGCCGGATGTAGTTGGGGTTGACATTTGGATCAGTGCTGTAATCCTTGTTCTTGCCAAAGATCTCCATTGGCGCGTAAATTTCAGCAATCACCTCTTCCACATCCCTGCCGAGTTCAGGTTTGTAATCTACATGATCGAGGCAGTAGGCGGTCATGTTCTTGCCTGCAATCCGTCCCTCTGCATGTGAGCCTGACGAGAATTTGTGACCAGAGGCTCCAACACCGTCACCGGCGGTAAAGAGACCGTCAACGGTGGTCATCCTGTTATAGCCCCAGTTCCATTCTGCAGGGAAGCCCTTGAGATCATCCGGACCACTGACCCAGATACCGGCACAACCGGCATGAGAACCGAGCAGGTAAGGTTCGGTAGGCATAAGCTCTGAAGGTGTTTTGTCCGGTTCGATGTTGTTTCCTGCCCATACGACGGCCTGACCGATACACATGTCGAGGAAGTCTTCCCATGCTTCGGCTTCAAGATGCTTCATTTGTTTCGGCGTCATGGTTTCACCAAGCGCCTGCATCGCCTCGTGAGTCCTCATGAGGATCGGGCCTTTACCGGCCTTCATGTCGATCATCATCATGTGGTTCCTCATGGCTGTGGTGAGCTTGTGGGGATCTTCGGCATACTTGCCAAAATCCTTGTTGGCGGTCGCCAGATTGGTGACGCAATAGTCCTCTCCAAGGGAGTTGGTGGCTTTACATTTGAAGAAGAGGAACCATGCTCCAACTGGTCCATAACCATCCTTGAACCTTGCCGGAACGAACCTGTTTTCCATCAGTACCAGCTCGCATCCTGCCTGGGCGGCAAGAGCATAGGTGGTACCTGCATTCCAGACCGGGTACCATGCACGACCCTGGCCTTCAGCCGTTGAACGTGGTCTGTAGACGTTCACAGCGCCACCACAGGCAAGCAACATGGTTTTTGCTGTAAACACATAGGCTTTATTTTCCCTGACGCTGAAACCGATGGCGCCTGCGATCCTGTTTGGATCGTTTTTGTCATGGATAAGCTCACTGATAAAGACCCGCTCAAAAAGGTTCTGGTCGACGCCAGTTGCCTTTCTGTTGAATTCAAGTGCTTTTTTTGCGGCTTCGGCAACGATGACTTTGTAGGACTCTCCGTTAATCATAATCTGCCATCTGCCTGATCTGACTGGCTTGCCCCCCTCGCTCAGCTTTGGAGCTGGTTTTGCGCCATCCTGGGTAGAACCATCCTCATCTCTTTTCCATACGGGGAGACCCCACTCTTCGAAGAGATGAACAGAATTGTCTACGTGCCTTCCGAGATCATAGACAAGATCCTCCCGGATAATGCCCATCAGATCTGTTCTGACATATTTTACATAATCGGCAGGATCGTTTTCACCACAATAGGTATTGATTGCCGACAGGCCCTGAGCGACGGCGCCGCTTCTGTCGACCGATGCCTTATCGACCATGGTGATTCTTAATCCTTTTGGTGTGGCCCATTTGGCCGCTTCATATACTGCACCGCAACAAGCCATACCCCCACCTATAAGCAGAATATCCGTATCTATGTAAACTACTTCGGGCTTCTTGCAAAACTTGAATTCGTTTTTCTCTACTCCCATGGATCTACCTCCTGAGCAATTTAATTGTTTATAGTGTTGGATACTCTGTCATGTTGAAGAATCCTGGCTTTTTCAGATTGGCGTAATCATGCTCAGGCTTGCCCGAGTAGAGATCAATCGAACCTTCTGAAGTCGTTCTGATCGGGAATTTGTAGCGTTTCAGGATTCCATTTCTGAATTTGATCGTCCACATGATAGCATCTGTTCCCCTTAACGGAATCACATTTCCACCCAGTGGTACGAAATCAGCATATCCCCTGACTTCGATAGCCTGCTGTGGACAGATTTTCACGCAATTGTAGCACTCCCAGCACTGGTCCGGTTCCTGGTTCCAGGCCAGCATCCTGTCAACATCAAGCTTCATGAGGTCATTGGGACAGATGTACATACATGCTGTCCTTTCCTGACCCTTGCAGCCGTCACATTTTTCTTTAATGACAAAACTCGGCATAATTTGTCCTCCTTTACCAAATATTTGCAGGCAAAACCTGCGATTTACGAAGCTATTGGACTAGTCTATGAAGAAAAAAATCGTCAGAAAAACTTCTCTACATGAGAGCGTCGATTGGTAACGTTATTATCCGCCAGTATTGGTCTGCAGCCCGATATCAACTTTTTCAGTCAGTGTTGCGTAGTAGCGGTGCAGGACTTCAAGCACTTCCGGACGGCTGAAATGCTCAGGGACCTCTTCTCCTTCGGAAAGCATTTTTCTGAGTTTTGTGCCGCTTACATTCAGTCGGTCTTCGTTTGTATGGGGACAGGTCTTCATGGAGGCCATACCATCACATTTGTAACAGTAAAAGGTCCAGTCAATTTTTAATGGCTTGGTCTCCAGCGCATCTTTCGGAATTTGGTCGAAAATATAGTGTGCGTCAAAGGGGCCATAATAATCTCCGACACCCGCATGGTCTCTTCCGACTATCAGGTGACTGCAGCCAAAATTTTGTCTGAATAATGCATGGAGCAGAGCTTCTCTTGGGCCGGCATATCGCATATCAAGCGGATAGCCACCCTGTATGCAGGTGCCCTTGACGAAATAATTGTCCATCAGGACGTTGATGCAGTCTCTTCTGACATCGGCAGGAATATCGCCGGGTTTGAGTTTTCCGAGAAGTTGATGAATCAGTACACCGTCACAGATCTCTATGGCAATCTTGACCAGATATTCATGAGAGCGGTGCATGGGGTTTCTTGTCTGGAAAGCAGCTACGGTGCTCCAGCCATTATCCTCAAACATTTTTCTTGTCTGGGCCGGAGTCATATAGATCCCCTCGAATTCGGAGGGAAAAGAACCTTCGCTGAACACTTTTACGCTACCGCCAAGATTGACGTCGCCCTGGTTCATGACCATCAGTACCCCGGGGTGTTTTGGGTCATCGGTTTTAAAAACTTCCCGACACTCATGTGACTTGTCGATTGCATATTTCTCCTCAATCGTCATACTTCCCATCGTCTCTCCCGATTCTTCGTCCACCAGAGCAACTTCCGCTCCGATTTTCAGCTTATCGGCCTGTTCTTTGGTTGTTGACAAGGTAATGGGAATGGGCCAGAAGGTGCCGTCAGCCAGCTTGCACTCCTCGACGCTTCCTTTCCAGTCCTCATATCCCATGAAGCCACTCAGGGGAGTGAATCCACCGATACCGAGCATGATCAGGTCACCGGTCTCTCTTGATGAAAGAGTGACCCTGGCCATTGACTTTGCTCGTTCCTGTTCATTCTGCAACGCCTGCCCGGACAATAAAAGCGGTTTTAAAATCTTTTCCCTGCCATGCGGATTGACTAACGACATGAGTTATTGCTGGTTAAGTTATTGGGCTACAGTTGAAAGCATGTCATACGGTATAGAGTAGAAATGGAGAGCCTGTCAAGAATACTGATATCTTCAAGCGCTTGTCAAATCGTCTGTTCAAAAGTACGCCTTATTTTTTTTGACGCAGATGAAAAGCCCTTTTTGTCACTCGTAAATCTCTGTCTTTCAGTTGGGTACTGTAATCCTTATTCCTTACCTGCGTGCAGGTCGGTCTGTTTTTTTGCAATCAAACCGGTACGGTGCCTGGTATTGTCGCGTTTCAGGAGCCCTTTGCGGGTTTGATGATATTTTTTTTCTCGTTATCCGACAAAATCGTACTCGATAATGAAAAAAGATGTTTTCAGAAACGGATCGAAGCAAATATAAGACGATAAATCAGGGGATTCAAAGTAAATTTGATCTATTGGATAACGATTCTTTGGATGTTACCATCTGGTTATATGAATATATAGTAATCTTACATAGTA
The DNA window shown above is from Pelodictyon phaeoclathratiforme BU-1 and carries:
- the aprB gene encoding adenylyl-sulfate reductase subunit beta; the encoded protein is MPSFVIKEKCDGCKGQERTACMYICPNDLMKLDVDRMLAWNQEPDQCWECYNCVKICPQQAIEVRGYADFVPLGGNVIPLRGTDAIMWTIKFRNGILKRYKFPIRTTSEGSIDLYSGKPEHDYANLKKPGFFNMTEYPTL
- the aprA gene encoding adenylyl-sulfate reductase subunit alpha, which produces MGVEKNEFKFCKKPEVVYIDTDILLIGGGMACCGAVYEAAKWATPKGLRITMVDKASVDRSGAVAQGLSAINTYCGENDPADYVKYVRTDLMGIIREDLVYDLGRHVDNSVHLFEEWGLPVWKRDEDGSTQDGAKPAPKLSEGGKPVRSGRWQIMINGESYKVIVAEAAKKALEFNRKATGVDQNLFERVFISELIHDKNDPNRIAGAIGFSVRENKAYVFTAKTMLLACGGAVNVYRPRSTAEGQGRAWYPVWNAGTTYALAAQAGCELVLMENRFVPARFKDGYGPVGAWFLFFKCKATNSLGEDYCVTNLATANKDFGKYAEDPHKLTTAMRNHMMMIDMKAGKGPILMRTHEAMQALGETMTPKQMKHLEAEAWEDFLDMCIGQAVVWAGNNIEPDKTPSELMPTEPYLLGSHAGCAGIWVSGPDDLKGFPAEWNWGYNRMTTVDGLFTAGDGVGASGHKFSSGSHAEGRIAGKNMTAYCLDHVDYKPELGRDVEEVIAEIYAPMEIFGKNKDYSTDPNVNPNYIRPKMFQARLQKIMDEYVAGVATWYTTSKTMLEKGLEHLSLLKEDASKMAAEDNHELMRCWENYHRLMAGEAHARHILFREDSRYPGYYFRADHFYVDDENWKCFTISKYDRSTQNWTLSKRDYVQVIPD
- the sat gene encoding sulfate adenylyltransferase yields the protein MSLVNPHGREKILKPLLLSGQALQNEQERAKSMARVTLSSRETGDLIMLGIGGFTPLSGFMGYEDWKGSVEECKLADGTFWPIPITLSTTKEQADKLKIGAEVALVDEESGETMGSMTIEEKYAIDKSHECREVFKTDDPKHPGVLMVMNQGDVNLGGSVKVFSEGSFPSEFEGIYMTPAQTRKMFEDNGWSTVAAFQTRNPMHRSHEYLVKIAIEICDGVLIHQLLGKLKPGDIPADVRRDCINVLMDNYFVKGTCIQGGYPLDMRYAGPREALLHALFRQNFGCSHLIVGRDHAGVGDYYGPFDAHYIFDQIPKDALETKPLKIDWTFYCYKCDGMASMKTCPHTNEDRLNVSGTKLRKMLSEGEEVPEHFSRPEVLEVLHRYYATLTEKVDIGLQTNTGG